A single region of the Coregonus clupeaformis isolate EN_2021a chromosome 16, ASM2061545v1, whole genome shotgun sequence genome encodes:
- the cfap157 gene encoding cilia- and flagella-associated protein 157, with the protein MPKKNGKKSGDKSTKKEIIGFGDKTCFDDALSEGGKDLYRSQIRDLEEQLEKYQHKCDELEVQQKDFSFQYFTIEKEKKDIVLYLKRSLAQKEDELRDLLERLVGLQQAKDTEKDSFELQLSQLRQEFQENKDKLTSENMVLAGKLAALEEFRVQKEELMAHLEGLEEQLGKQRQEHHTVIYSLERKAVLDNDRLKKEMQQHVAAVAAEFRRVSDRKMPETTMRAIHENVSVTAQLSQLSDKSKQLLEENEDLRDREKHIRREMEVLEPLFNKMTRKSLSNQKVVHQLTEKCKQMQAELEEYAKAQEEHQQLQKDHVALLTEIHSLRQVQASVLEESGRNCAEANRLGRELEEERDVRGQLETILQAAAFALKQALKEVPKEEDSEVKTLVRRNQMMQKLLAVLDSAALLGKGPAMKDFIPEGDSLHELKTGPGPGRSSGLVGPLLKDTTHLSHFKTGDLGLVPRRTHNYNNILSKMVPLSKSTCLQLHRKLPPPQKRTSPSKPSVPESLAPPLGEPPRGSLLFPHRPSPTRGSAAEPILR; encoded by the exons ATGCCAAAAAAGAATGGAAAGAAAAGCGGAGATAAATCAACCAAAAAAGAGATCATTGGATTTGGAGACAAAACGTGTTTTGACGACGCATTGTCTGAAGGTGGAAAAGATTTATACCGGTCGCAGATACGAGACTTGGAGGAACAATTGGAAAA ATATCAGCACAAATGTGATGAGTTGGAGGTGCAACAGAAGGACTTCTCCTTTCAGTATTTCACCATTGAGAAGGAGAAGAAAGACATAGTGCTCTACCTGAAGCGCTCGTTGGCCCAGAAGGAGGATGAGCTCAGAGACTTGTTGGAGAGACTGGTGGGACTGCAGCAGGCCAAGGATACTGAAAAGGACTCCTTTGAGCTGCAGCTCAGTCAACTTCGCCAAGAGTTCCAGGAGAACAAGGACAAGCTCACCTCAGAGAACATGGTCCTTG CGGGTAAGCTAGCAGCTCTCGAGGAGTTCCGTGTGCAGAAGGAGGAGCTGATGGCCCACTTGGAGGGCCTGGAGGAGCAGCTTGGGAAGCAGAGACAGGAGCACCACACAGTCATCTACAGCCTGGAGAGGAAGGCCGTGCTGGACAACGACAG ACTAAAGAAGGAGATGCAGCAGCACGTGGCGGCGGTGGCAGCCGAGTTTCGGCGCGTGTCGGACAGGAAGATGCCAGAGACGACCATGAGGGCCATCCACGAGAATGTGTCTGTGACGGCCCAGCTCAGCCAGCTGTCGGACAAGAGCAAGCAGCTGCTGGAGGAGAACGAGGacctgagggatagagagaagcaTATCCGCAGAGAGATGGAGGTCCTGGAGCCCCTGTTCAACAAGATGACCCGCAAGAGCCTCAGCAACCAGAAG GTGGTCCATCAGCTCACAGAGAAGTGTAAGCAGATGCAGGCTGAGCTGGAGGAGTATGCTAAGGCTCAAGAGGAGCATCAACAACTGCAGAAGGACCATGTTGCACTGCTGACAGAGATACATTCCCTAAG GCAGGTGCAGGCCTCGGTGTTGGAGGAGTCAGGGAGGAACTGTGCTGAGGCAAACAGGCTggggagagagctggaggaggagagggacgtGAGAGGACAACTGGAGACCATCCTACAGGCAGCTGCCTTTGCCCTTAAACAGGCCCTCAAG GAGGTGCCTAAAGAGGAGGACTCTGAGGTGAAGACTCTGGTCCGGAGGAACCAAATGATGCAGAAGCTGTTGGCTGTGTTGGACAGTGCTGCTCTGCTGGGGAAAGGGCCTGCCATGAAGGACTTCATCCCAGAGGGAGACTCCCTCCACGAGCTCAAGACCGGCCCTGGCCCAGGAAG ATCATCAGGGCTTGTTGGTCCTCTTCTCAAGGACACCACCCACCTGTCTCACTTCAAGACAGGAGACCTGGGCCTCGTACCGCGACGGACACACAACTACAACAACATCCTGTCCAAGATGGTACCCCTCTCCAAGAGCACCTGCCTTCAACTGCACAG GAAACTCCCACCACCCCAGAAGAGGACCAGCCCATCCAAACCCTCTGTTCCAGAGAGCCTGGCTCCTCCGCTGGGGGAACCTCCCAGAGGGAGCCTGCTTTTCCCCCACAGGCCCTCTCCAACCAGGGGCAGCGCCGCTGAACCCATCCTCAGATAG